The Ranitomeya imitator isolate aRanImi1 chromosome 3, aRanImi1.pri, whole genome shotgun sequence genome has a window encoding:
- the LOC138671627 gene encoding uncharacterized protein, producing MEGVLGRIASVVTDVIFETNRLDIMVRDQEAAAERRWMRHHRCRRLWIHPINALRMTRGVYSTLYMELRQNPEKFYNYLQMRQDHFDVLLEKVVDDIQRQDTRMRSAITPAERLMVTLRFLATGESLTSLHYQFRLGISTISGIVKVTCLAIWDALHTEYIPEPTRDIWLQSAEHFEKVCHFPNCLGSIDGKHIRIAKPAGTGSEYYNYKKYFSIVLMAIADAHCKFLAVDIGAYGRSNDSQVFKTSPMGRCLYGDTYDFPPARPLPGTTGPPMPYVCVGDDAFQLSPHLLKPYSSRNLTRTKKNFNYCLTRARRVVECAFGILTAKWRVLLTAISLHIRTVDEVVKACVVLHNYVLSKEPVSVDDEDLETTLWNYQSSSVRSAGSVTRMRDDFAEYFVSPVGMVPWQDNIV from the exons atggaaggagtgcttgggaGGATTGCAAGCGTGGTTACCGATGTGATTTTTGAAaccaatcgcctggatatcatggtTCGGGATCAGGAGGCAGCAGCAGAAAGACGGTGGATGCGTCACCATCGATGTCGCAGACTATGGATTCATCCCATTAACGcactgcggatgacccggggcgtctATTCTACCCTGTACATGGAGTTACGGCAGAACCCGGAGAAATTCTATAATTATCTTCAGATGAGGCAGGACCACTTTGATGTGTTGCTTGAAAAAGTCGTGGAtgacatccaaaggcaggacacacgcaTGAGGTCTGCCATAACACCGGCAGAGCggctgatggtgaccctgcg CTttttggctaccggagaatctctaACGTCACTACACTACCAGTTTCGACTTGGAATATCGACCATTTCCGGAATTGTGAAAGTGACCTGCCTGGCGATATGGGATGCCTTGCACACGGAGTACATTCCAGAACCAACAAGGGACATCTGGCTGCAGAGCGCAGAACATTTTGAAAAAGTGTGCCATTTCCCTAATTGCTTGGGGTCAATCGACGGAAAACACATCCGTATagcaaaaccggcaggaacaggctctGAGTACTACAACTACAAAAAGTACTTTTCTATCGTACTCATGGCCATAGCGGATGCCCACTGCAAATttctggctgtggacattggagcctatggacggtccaacgactcccaagtgttcaaAACGTCACCGATGGGCCGTTGTTTGTATGGCGATACATACGACTTTCCACCTgccagaccactcccgggaacaacaGGACCACCTATGCCGTATGTCTGTGTGGGTGATGATGCCTTTCAGTTGTCTCCACAcctcctcaagccgtactcaagccgaaACTTGACCAGAACCAAAAAAAATTTCAATTATTGCTTAACTAGAGCACGTAGAGTGGTGGAGTGTGCATTCGGCATTCTTACAGCAAAGTGGCGCGTACTTCTCACCGCCATATCTCTGCACATACGAACTGTGGATGAGGTTGTGAAGGCCTGTGTGGTCCTCCATAACTATGTACTTTCCAAGGAGCCCGTTTCCGTGGATGATGAGGATTTGGAGACCACCCTGTGGAATTACCAAAGCAGCTCTGTACGTTCTGCCGGTTCTGTAACCAGAATGAGGGACGACTTTGCCGAGTATTTTGTTTCACCTGTGGGTATGGTGCCCTGGCAAGATAACATTGTGTGA